Proteins found in one Limnothrix sp. FACHB-406 genomic segment:
- a CDS encoding glycoside hydrolase 100 family protein: MARFDSVQSIHHARHLLYDKSIVYCRDRPVGTFAALPQPRRDRPDAPPDPDLNYNEVFIRDNVPVMIYFLVDGRADLLRDFLDICLDLQSTDPQTEGIFPSSFYVEPNSQTLVADYGQRAIGRVSSVDASLWWPILAHVYVQRTGDWSWSQQPKVQQGIQRFLRLILHPWFRHAPTLYVPDGAFMIDRPLDVWGAPLEIQTLLYGALLSSVVLIHSDLKEKVIGSTAGSAALTDPFIRQQIWQLRYATALARRLRRYLLQHYWINGKTIQILRRRPTDQYGERVSNEYNIRTETIPHWLQTWLGDQGGYLIGNIRTGRPDFRFFSLGNCLGAIFDVLTFSQQRALFQLVLNNQADLFGEMPLRICHPPLDASDWRNKTGYDSKNRPWCYHNGGHWPCLLWYFVVAVLRHQQTSTTPYYRFGHLHESLWDCLQDAYQVLLKRLPEQKWPEYFDGPTGVWLGQEARLYQTWTFTGLLLVHHFLNKPADATVLDMPGLRSILSIEAQYQDLRWD; encoded by the coding sequence ATGGCTCGATTTGACAGCGTTCAAAGTATTCATCACGCGCGGCATTTGCTCTATGACAAATCAATTGTTTACTGTCGCGATCGCCCCGTGGGAACCTTTGCCGCCTTGCCACAACCTCGGCGCGATCGACCCGATGCCCCGCCGGATCCTGACCTGAATTACAACGAAGTTTTCATCCGGGATAACGTACCCGTGATGATTTATTTTTTGGTGGATGGACGAGCGGATTTGCTGCGAGATTTCCTAGACATTTGTCTGGACTTGCAAAGCACCGATCCCCAAACGGAAGGCATTTTTCCCAGCAGCTTCTATGTGGAACCCAACAGCCAAACCCTGGTAGCTGACTATGGCCAACGGGCGATCGGGCGGGTTTCCTCCGTTGATGCCAGCCTTTGGTGGCCGATTTTGGCCCATGTTTATGTGCAACGCACGGGCGATTGGAGTTGGAGCCAACAACCCAAAGTCCAACAGGGAATCCAGCGGTTTCTGCGGCTGATTTTGCATCCATGGTTTCGGCACGCTCCAACCCTTTACGTACCCGATGGAGCCTTCATGATCGATCGCCCCTTGGATGTGTGGGGCGCACCCTTAGAAATTCAAACCTTGCTGTATGGAGCCTTGCTCAGTTCCGTCGTTTTAATTCATAGCGATCTGAAGGAAAAAGTGATTGGTAGCACTGCCGGATCGGCAGCCCTCACCGATCCCTTTATTCGGCAGCAAATTTGGCAATTACGATACGCCACTGCCCTGGCCCGTCGCCTGCGTCGCTATCTGCTTCAGCACTATTGGATTAATGGCAAAACCATTCAAATCCTGCGCCGTCGCCCCACTGATCAATATGGTGAGCGAGTTTCCAATGAATATAATATTCGCACCGAAACGATTCCCCACTGGTTGCAAACCTGGCTGGGCGATCAAGGGGGATATCTGATTGGTAATATCCGTACAGGTCGCCCCGATTTTCGCTTTTTTTCCTTGGGAAATTGCTTGGGCGCGATTTTTGATGTGCTTACCTTTTCCCAACAGCGTGCCCTCTTTCAATTGGTGCTGAATAATCAAGCCGATTTGTTTGGAGAAATGCCTTTGCGCATTTGCCATCCTCCGTTGGATGCCAGTGATTGGCGCAATAAAACGGGATATGACTCCAAAAATCGCCCCTGGTGCTATCACAATGGCGGTCACTGGCCCTGCCTGCTTTGGTATTTTGTGGTGGCCGTTTTGCGACATCAACAAACGTCAACCACGCCCTACTATCGCTTTGGGCATTTGCACGAGTCGCTCTGGGATTGCTTGCAAGATGCCTATCAGGTGTTGTTGAAGCGGTTACCGGAACAAAAATGGCCGGAATATTTTGATGGGCCCACGGGGGTTTGGTTGGGGCAAGAGGCGCGTCTTTACCAAACCTGGACTTTTACGGGCCTGCTGTTGGTTCATCATTTTTTGAATAAGCCGGCCGATGCCACGGTGTTGGATATGCCGGGATTGCGATCGATCCTGTCGATCGAGGCGCAATATCAGGATTTGCGATGGGATTGA
- a CDS encoding HAD-IIB family hydrolase, which produces MTDLKNLYIVTISIHGLLRGSNLELGRDADTGGQTKYVVELARSLAQRPEIDRVDLITRRIQDPKVSADYAQPIEPLSPKSQIVRLPAGPRRYLRKEVLWPHLDIFADEVLRYLRTVGRTPDLIHSHYADAGYVGSRVAGWLGVPLVHTGHSLGRVKLQRMLEQGSKPAALEEQFHFNTRIEAEEVTLASASLIVASTQQEVQEQYQVYDNYQPDRMVVIPPGTELQQFYPPPAQWPTPPIQTQLDRFLTEPQKPMILALSRAERRKNVASLVQAYGESPELQSLANLVLVLGSRTDIAAMEPGPRQVMTELMLLIDRYDLYGKVAYPKQHQSTDVADLYRLATQTRGVFINPALTEPFGLTLIEAAASGLPVVATNDGGPRDILAACANGQLVDPLNLDQIRSALYQALTQPDRWQQWSEQGLAGVRRTFSWEAHTEKYLQQIRQLLQPKALHVGSALSVTTPTHRQRQEVSTNPLIRAEHLFISDIDNTLIGDREGLDQLLAQLLVDDRAIGFGVATGRTLPSALETLQDWQIPLPDVLITAVGSEIHYGPDLVPDTRWRQYISHNWQPNAIRNALNDMEGLVLQPAANQRSHKISYWIDPQIAPQIRQIRQYLRRQGLNVRLISSHGQYLDILPWRASKGDALRYCALKWGFLIKNLLVAGDSGNDVSMLRGNTRAVVVGNHSRELDRLRTHPNIYFAGGHYAWGILEGLAHYQIPGFGDRPPSPLVYPSPIARFGSSSIAGDRPGGPKQPTLQRALS; this is translated from the coding sequence ATGACTGACTTGAAAAACCTGTATATCGTCACCATTAGCATTCACGGCTTGCTGCGGGGCAGCAATTTGGAACTGGGCCGCGATGCTGATACGGGTGGTCAAACCAAGTACGTGGTGGAGCTGGCGCGATCGCTCGCCCAGCGTCCAGAAATTGATCGGGTCGATCTCATCACTCGCCGCATCCAAGACCCGAAAGTGAGCGCCGACTATGCCCAGCCCATTGAACCCCTCAGCCCCAAATCGCAAATCGTTCGGCTGCCGGCCGGGCCGCGTCGCTATCTGCGCAAGGAGGTGCTTTGGCCCCATCTCGATATCTTTGCCGATGAAGTCTTGCGCTACCTGCGCACGGTGGGCCGCACGCCGGATTTGATTCACAGTCACTACGCCGATGCGGGCTATGTGGGATCCCGGGTGGCCGGGTGGCTGGGTGTGCCCCTGGTACATACGGGCCATTCACTGGGGCGGGTGAAGTTGCAGCGGATGTTGGAGCAAGGCAGCAAACCGGCCGCCCTGGAGGAGCAGTTCCACTTCAACACCCGCATTGAAGCGGAGGAAGTCACCCTGGCCAGTGCCAGCTTGATTGTGGCCAGCACACAACAGGAAGTGCAGGAGCAATATCAGGTTTATGACAATTACCAGCCCGATCGGATGGTGGTGATTCCGCCGGGCACGGAGCTGCAGCAGTTTTATCCACCGCCGGCCCAGTGGCCCACCCCACCGATCCAAACCCAGCTCGATCGATTCCTCACCGAGCCGCAGAAGCCGATGATCCTGGCCCTGTCGCGGGCGGAGCGGCGCAAGAATGTGGCCAGTTTGGTGCAGGCCTATGGCGAGTCGCCGGAGTTGCAATCCCTGGCCAACCTGGTGTTGGTGCTGGGCAGCCGCACGGACATTGCAGCCATGGAGCCGGGCCCCAGGCAGGTGATGACGGAACTGATGCTGTTGATCGATCGCTACGATCTCTACGGCAAGGTGGCCTATCCCAAGCAACACCAAAGCACCGACGTGGCGGATTTATATCGCCTGGCCACCCAAACTCGGGGCGTGTTCATTAATCCGGCCCTGACGGAACCCTTTGGCTTAACGTTGATTGAGGCGGCGGCCAGCGGTTTGCCGGTGGTGGCCACCAATGACGGCGGCCCGCGCGATATTCTGGCGGCCTGTGCCAACGGGCAGTTGGTGGATCCGTTGAATCTTGACCAAATTCGATCGGCCCTTTACCAAGCCTTGACCCAGCCCGATCGTTGGCAACAGTGGTCTGAGCAAGGTTTGGCAGGCGTGCGACGCACCTTTTCCTGGGAAGCCCATACGGAAAAATATCTGCAACAGATTCGGCAACTGTTACAACCCAAGGCCTTGCATGTGGGCAGCGCCCTCAGCGTCACCACCCCAACCCATCGCCAGCGACAGGAGGTTTCCACGAACCCGCTGATTCGGGCAGAACATCTGTTCATTTCCGACATTGACAACACCCTGATTGGCGATCGCGAAGGACTGGATCAGCTCTTGGCCCAGTTGCTGGTGGACGATCGGGCGATCGGGTTTGGTGTGGCCACCGGGCGCACCCTGCCCAGCGCCCTCGAAACCCTGCAAGATTGGCAAATCCCGCTCCCGGATGTGTTGATCACGGCCGTTGGCAGCGAAATTCACTACGGCCCCGACCTGGTTCCCGACACCCGTTGGCGACAATACATCAGCCACAACTGGCAACCGAACGCCATCCGCAACGCCTTGAACGACATGGAAGGCCTGGTGTTGCAGCCCGCTGCCAACCAGCGATCGCACAAGATCAGCTATTGGATTGATCCGCAAATTGCGCCCCAAATTCGCCAAATTCGCCAATATCTGCGCCGTCAGGGGCTAAATGTCCGGCTAATTAGCTCCCATGGGCAATATTTAGACATTTTGCCCTGGCGTGCCTCCAAGGGCGATGCCCTTCGCTACTGCGCTCTGAAGTGGGGATTTTTGATCAAAAACCTGCTGGTGGCGGGCGATTCGGGCAATGATGTTTCCATGCTGCGGGGCAACACCCGGGCCGTGGTGGTGGGGAACCACAGTCGCGAACTCGATCGGCTGCGCACTCATCCAAACATCTACTTTGCCGGAGGGCACTACGCTTGGGGCATTTTGGAAGGGTTAGCCCATTACCAAATTCCTGGCTTTGGCGATCGGCCTCCGTCCCCGTTGGTGTATCCCAGCCCGATCGCCCGTTTCGGTAGCAGCTCGATCGCAGGCGATCGCCCCGGTGGCCCCAAACAGCCAACCTTGCAGCGGGCCCTGTCTTGA
- a CDS encoding ATP-binding protein: MTDPFSTASSPAGSTSPSTPPSRSEPDASIALHPEADSAPPYRAVSFDEHQVNFQSLIEKATDIVVILDSCGIFRYVSPSTEGILGYTSAETVGQPVENFVHPVDLPAVQGTIAAALAQPGVSQRLSDYRVRHGDGSWRFFDAVTTNLLDDSAVRGIVVNCHDITERRLADRVLIERARLSKLEAEVGAALASGGSLSEVLQRCTQTIAGALQVPFVRVWTYNREARLLELRASAGQHSLVAEFPTYIPIGASLVGAIAQSRQPYLTNCTATDPNFEARDWLDSEQVVAFAGYPLIVDDQLVGVMALFGRRPMVSAEHGALGWIASVLAMAIDRAWAREALMSRREALLFRLAGQIRQSLDVEVVLQAAVQEIRSLLHVDRCLFLNYCPRPVNKDVTFLEQSYWEVAAESAQGGLPSFVGKQLHGLAAGVAPLLLQWEIVCTDEVVRPAAITVQEFLAQLSAGAALILPVQGSRTTFLGAVACVEHRGDRIWSESEVGLLRGVCDQLAIALDQAALYTDAQDKARQARDQADRLAQALDELQSTQMQLFQSEKMSSLGQMVAGIAHEINNPIAVVHGNLKYARQYLAELLRVIDTYRSTYPEAHEAIDQLLRDIDLTFVRQDFTKLLEAMGLAAERIRQIVLSLRNFARLDRAGMKPTNLHECLDETLTLLRHRLEPNGRFGGIQLEIDRGELPLVTCHGGQMAQVLMNLIGNAIDAMESIDRPAILKISTRLLSNGPQSIAEIAIRDSGYGISDDIRPHLFNPFFTTKPVGRGTGLGLSITYQIVVENHGGTIDWTSDPEWGTEFVIRLPVLLPLPPSCRT, from the coding sequence ATGACCGACCCGTTCAGCACCGCCTCATCTCCTGCTGGATCGACCTCACCATCGACCCCACCGTCTCGGTCAGAACCTGACGCGAGCATTGCTCTGCACCCGGAGGCCGATTCGGCTCCCCCCTACCGGGCCGTGAGCTTTGATGAGCATCAGGTCAATTTTCAGTCTCTGATTGAAAAAGCCACGGATATTGTAGTGATTTTGGACAGTTGCGGAATTTTTCGCTACGTCAGTCCCTCCACCGAGGGCATTTTGGGCTACACCTCCGCTGAAACCGTGGGGCAACCGGTCGAAAACTTCGTGCATCCGGTAGATTTACCCGCCGTCCAAGGCACGATCGCGGCGGCCCTGGCCCAACCCGGCGTGAGTCAACGGCTGTCGGATTATCGCGTGCGCCATGGGGACGGCTCTTGGCGTTTTTTTGATGCGGTCACCACCAATTTGCTGGACGATTCGGCCGTGCGCGGCATTGTGGTGAACTGCCACGACATCACGGAACGGCGCTTGGCCGATCGGGTGTTGATTGAACGGGCCCGGCTGTCCAAGTTGGAGGCGGAGGTGGGGGCGGCCCTTGCTTCTGGGGGATCGCTGTCGGAAGTGTTGCAACGTTGCACCCAAACGATCGCCGGGGCCCTGCAAGTGCCCTTTGTGCGGGTTTGGACCTATAACCGGGAGGCGCGGTTGCTGGAGTTGCGAGCCTCAGCCGGCCAACATTCCCTGGTGGCGGAATTTCCCACCTATATCCCGATCGGGGCTTCCCTGGTGGGGGCGATCGCCCAAAGTCGCCAACCCTACCTGACCAACTGCACCGCCACCGACCCCAACTTTGAGGCCCGCGATTGGCTCGACAGTGAGCAGGTTGTGGCCTTTGCGGGCTATCCCCTGATTGTGGATGACCAATTGGTGGGGGTGATGGCCCTGTTTGGGCGGCGGCCCATGGTGTCGGCGGAGCATGGGGCCCTGGGTTGGATTGCCAGCGTCTTGGCCATGGCCATTGACCGAGCCTGGGCCCGCGAGGCCCTAATGTCGCGGCGGGAGGCGCTGCTGTTTCGGTTGGCGGGGCAAATTCGCCAATCCCTGGATGTGGAAGTGGTTTTGCAAGCGGCGGTGCAGGAGATTCGATCGCTGCTGCATGTCGATCGTTGCTTGTTTTTGAACTATTGCCCCCGGCCGGTGAACAAGGATGTGACCTTCCTGGAGCAATCCTATTGGGAAGTGGCGGCCGAGTCGGCCCAGGGCGGTCTACCGAGCTTTGTGGGCAAGCAGTTACACGGCTTGGCGGCGGGAGTTGCGCCGTTGCTGTTGCAGTGGGAAATTGTTTGCACCGATGAGGTGGTGCGGCCGGCGGCGATTACGGTGCAGGAATTTTTGGCGCAACTGTCGGCGGGGGCCGCGTTGATTTTGCCGGTTCAGGGCAGCCGCACCACCTTTTTGGGGGCGGTGGCCTGTGTGGAGCATCGGGGCGATCGAATTTGGAGCGAAAGCGAGGTGGGCCTGTTGCGGGGGGTGTGCGACCAATTGGCGATCGCCCTGGATCAAGCGGCCCTTTACACCGATGCCCAAGACAAGGCCCGCCAAGCCCGCGACCAGGCCGATCGCCTGGCCCAAGCCCTGGATGAGTTGCAGTCCACCCAAATGCAACTGTTCCAAAGCGAAAAGATGTCCAGCTTGGGGCAAATGGTGGCCGGCATTGCCCACGAAATCAACAACCCGATCGCCGTTGTCCATGGCAATTTGAAATATGCCCGGCAATATTTGGCGGAATTGCTGAGGGTGATTGACACCTATCGATCGACCTATCCCGAAGCCCACGAGGCGATCGACCAACTGTTGCGGGACATTGACTTAACCTTTGTTCGCCAAGACTTCACGAAACTCTTAGAAGCCATGGGGTTGGCAGCGGAGCGAATTCGGCAAATTGTCCTTTCCCTGCGCAACTTTGCTCGCCTCGATCGGGCAGGAATGAAACCCACCAATCTCCACGAATGCTTGGACGAAACCCTCACCCTCCTGCGCCACCGACTGGAACCCAATGGGCGGTTTGGGGGCATTCAGTTGGAGATCGATCGGGGAGAATTGCCCCTGGTGACCTGCCATGGGGGGCAGATGGCCCAGGTGTTGATGAACCTCATTGGCAATGCGATTGACGCGATGGAGTCGATCGATCGGCCCGCCATCTTGAAAATCAGCACTCGCCTGTTGAGCAACGGCCCCCAATCGATCGCGGAAATTGCCATTCGTGATTCGGGCTATGGGATTTCTGACGACATTCGCCCCCATCTGTTTAATCCCTTCTTCACCACCAAGCCCGTGGGTCGCGGCACGGGCTTGGGCCTGTCCATCACCTATCAAATTGTGGTGGAAAATCACGGCGGCACGATCGACTGGACTTCCGACCCGGAATGGGGCACAGAATTTGTGATTCGGCTGCCGGTGTTGCTGCCCCTGCCGCCCAGTTGCCGCACCTGA
- a CDS encoding metal ABC transporter solute-binding protein, Zn/Mn family, giving the protein MIRPLEPRKPRQKLPQLPQKARQKLRQQSQLASLRKHHTTGQPSIGQRGPGFSWGRWLGSLGIGVLLVSCGLGERPSGPDRPTVVVTSTILTDLTQRVAGDEVIVKGLLRPGDDPHLYEPVPRDTVAIERANRIFYNGYNLEPGIIKLIQSSGQTAKAVAIGERVPALTLTEQGATVPDPHVWGSARNGMVMVMAIRDELSKLSPGDRAEFVANADRLLGELKQLDQWIGVQIQTIPAAQRRLVTTHDAFQYYAQTYRIPVLGTLIGISTEEQPSAQTMARMAAAIRQAKVPAIFAETTINPALIETVAAESGVTLAPDKLYADSIGVAGGPAESYVKMLAQNTRAIVRALGGHDRPFTPNLAPASAPTPSSAPATPR; this is encoded by the coding sequence ATGATTCGACCCTTAGAACCCCGAAAACCACGGCAGAAATTACCCCAATTACCCCAGAAAGCACGCCAGAAATTACGCCAGCAATCACAACTGGCATCACTGCGAAAACACCACACAACCGGCCAGCCCTCGATCGGGCAGCGGGGCCCCGGTTTTTCTTGGGGGCGATGGCTGGGCAGTTTGGGGATTGGGGTCTTGCTAGTGAGCTGTGGGTTAGGAGAGCGACCCAGTGGGCCCGATCGGCCCACGGTGGTGGTCACCAGCACGATTTTGACGGACTTAACCCAACGGGTGGCGGGTGATGAAGTGATCGTGAAAGGCTTGCTTAGACCCGGTGATGACCCCCACCTCTATGAACCCGTGCCGCGCGATACGGTGGCGATCGAGCGAGCAAATCGGATTTTTTACAATGGCTATAACCTGGAGCCGGGAATTATTAAGCTGATTCAATCTTCGGGACAGACGGCAAAGGCTGTGGCGATCGGGGAGCGAGTGCCGGCCCTCACCTTGACCGAGCAGGGGGCAACGGTTCCGGATCCCCATGTGTGGGGCAGTGCCCGCAATGGAATGGTGATGGTGATGGCGATTCGGGATGAATTAAGCAAGCTTTCCCCGGGCGATCGGGCGGAGTTTGTGGCCAATGCCGATCGGTTGTTGGGGGAACTCAAACAGCTTGATCAATGGATTGGTGTCCAAATCCAAACCATTCCCGCCGCCCAGCGACGACTGGTGACCACCCACGATGCTTTTCAGTACTATGCCCAGACCTATCGGATTCCGGTGCTCGGAACCCTGATTGGCATTAGCACTGAGGAGCAACCCAGCGCCCAAACCATGGCCCGGATGGCGGCGGCCATTCGCCAAGCCAAAGTGCCAGCAATTTTTGCAGAAACAACCATTAACCCGGCTTTGATTGAGACGGTGGCGGCGGAAAGTGGTGTCACCCTGGCTCCCGACAAGCTCTATGCGGATTCGATCGGGGTGGCTGGGGGGCCGGCCGAGAGCTACGTGAAGATGTTGGCGCAAAATACGCGGGCGATCGTGCGGGCCTTGGGTGGACACGATCGCCCCTTTACGCCAAACCTTGCGCCCGCCAGCGCACCCACTCCCTCAAGCGCCCCAGCCACGCCGCGTTAG